One genomic region from Melioribacteraceae bacterium encodes:
- a CDS encoding DnaB-like helicase C-terminal domain-containing protein: MEKLEQTILGEFLSLNIYQDQVDVMLELNTGLFKGEKAKKLVEAFSKILFEKRHVIDAVSVYKEVVNIPGIEVVDLAELVRGSCPINEIFHHIEILKERKYRRDIERNVLDSLDELKTSVTINEFNDKKEKLIVALSGIEFNSNTKLVDPLQHIKKLDEHLGKNKVLEGASWGLIDLDVYTNGIETPRLIVLGGLKKSGKTKFVINTRYQLYKQKIHSPFISLEMPGYEITKQTISRFSEIPEPYFRARSYMSNDQKKIYDRVKQEIDWSLLPVMDKSGVDAYQIVAMIRYFSKQYPGCIIFIDYLQRVKHDRNKQAQELEKISNMIADATREYNVSVVLLSQLNNSAEWTDPSIGTLKGSGGIGESADTIILLDNLYRREKIDSNRGIIKLHLEQRYGDSGTIRINSDLSINKFFDSELTPGTNEIHARNYYESEVEELKI; encoded by the coding sequence ATGGAGAAGCTTGAACAAACTATCCTCGGAGAGTTTCTATCTTTGAATATTTATCAAGATCAAGTTGATGTTATGCTTGAACTAAATACTGGATTGTTCAAGGGGGAAAAAGCGAAAAAACTTGTAGAAGCTTTTTCAAAAATTCTATTTGAGAAAAGACATGTTATTGATGCCGTATCAGTTTATAAAGAAGTAGTTAATATACCGGGAATAGAGGTCGTTGATCTTGCAGAGCTTGTTCGAGGTTCATGCCCTATAAATGAAATATTTCATCACATTGAAATATTGAAGGAAAGGAAATACCGGAGGGATATTGAAAGAAATGTTCTTGATTCTTTAGATGAATTAAAGACCTCGGTTACAATTAATGAGTTTAATGATAAAAAAGAAAAATTAATTGTTGCTTTAAGTGGTATTGAATTTAACTCGAATACTAAACTTGTTGATCCCCTGCAGCATATAAAGAAATTAGATGAGCATCTTGGCAAGAATAAAGTTCTGGAGGGTGCTTCATGGGGTTTAATTGATCTCGATGTTTATACAAACGGCATTGAAACACCTCGATTAATTGTTTTGGGAGGACTGAAAAAATCAGGTAAAACAAAATTTGTTATTAATACTCGCTACCAGTTATATAAACAAAAAATTCATTCTCCTTTTATCAGTTTAGAAATGCCGGGGTATGAAATAACAAAACAAACCATTTCAAGATTCTCCGAAATACCCGAACCATATTTCAGAGCCAGATCATATATGAGCAATGATCAGAAAAAAATATATGATCGGGTAAAACAAGAAATTGATTGGAGTCTTTTGCCAGTGATGGACAAATCCGGAGTGGATGCTTATCAGATAGTAGCAATGATCCGGTATTTCTCAAAACAATATCCCGGCTGCATAATTTTTATTGACTACTTGCAAAGAGTGAAACATGACCGGAATAAACAAGCTCAAGAATTAGAAAAAATCTCAAATATGATAGCAGACGCAACCCGGGAATATAATGTTTCAGTAGTTCTATTAAGCCAGTTGAATAATTCAGCTGAATGGACTGATCCCTCTATTGGCACTCTCAAAGGATCCGGGGGGATTGGTGAAAGTGCAGACACAATTATTCTACTTGATAATTTATATCGGAGAGAAAAGATTGATTCAAACCGGGGTATTATTAAACTCCATTTAGAGCAAAGATATGGAGATAGTGGAACAATCAGAATTAATTCTGATCTATCAATTAATAAATTTTTTGATAGTGAATTAACGCCTGGAACAAATGAGATCCATGCAAGAAATTATTATGAATCCGAAGTTGAGGAGTTGAAAATATGA
- a CDS encoding DUF4373 domain-containing protein has protein sequence MARPLKIGLDYFPHDVDASSDEKIERLRAQFKNDGYSFYFMMLERIYRTNDGRLLLDETAKKIFAKRMGLSLKKFSEILNCCLKNFLFSQDEFEKNSVITSQGIQKRFFEIQAERERKRDRYYQKREVSPVVSPVVSPDKTPGEMGGETPQSKVKKSKALKEDQFEQFWKLYPNSGLGNKGSKQDARNEFMKLDLEGGLFDIIVAALNKQIIFKRKLKDRGKFYESFPHAVRWIKKKRWEDEATEPNNILDESQLEEKRSPITNDIMTKHRRQINGEA, from the coding sequence ATGGCAAGGCCTCTAAAAATTGGACTTGATTACTTTCCTCATGATGTTGATGCATCCTCAGATGAAAAAATTGAAAGACTGAGAGCGCAATTCAAAAACGATGGTTATTCATTCTACTTTATGATGCTTGAAAGAATTTATCGGACCAATGACGGCAGATTGCTTTTAGATGAAACCGCTAAAAAAATATTTGCCAAAAGGATGGGATTATCATTAAAGAAATTTTCTGAAATCCTGAATTGTTGCTTAAAAAACTTTTTATTCTCTCAAGATGAGTTCGAAAAAAATTCTGTTATAACAAGTCAGGGAATCCAAAAAAGGTTTTTTGAAATTCAAGCCGAAAGAGAAAGAAAGAGAGATCGTTACTATCAGAAAAGAGAAGTTTCTCCGGTAGTTTCTCCAGTAGTTTCTCCGGACAAAACACCTGGAGAAATGGGGGGAGAAACGCCACAAAGTAAAGTAAAGAAAAGTAAAGCATTAAAAGAAGATCAGTTTGAACAATTCTGGAAACTATACCCTAATTCTGGATTAGGTAACAAAGGATCAAAACAAGATGCAAGGAATGAGTTTATGAAACTTGATCTTGAGGGCGGCCTATTTGATATAATTGTTGCTGCACTAAACAAACAGATTATCTTTAAAAGGAAATTGAAAGATCGCGGAAAATTTTATGAGAGCTTTCCGCATGCAGTCCGATGGATAAAGAAAAAGCGATGGGAAGATGAAGCAACTGAACCAAATAATATTCTTGATGAAAGTCAGCTTGAGGAAAAAAGAAGTCCTATAACCAATGATATAATGACTAAACATAGGAGGCAAATCAATGGAGAAGCTTGA
- a CDS encoding site-specific integrase — protein MFLTKKPNGTWYIVYADQNGKRTSLSTKTIFKSEADYQLKNFRKKYYEELMQDFTPITLKSFRWNFLKYSESVHTPKTTKSYRVTFNFLLNHFGDIQLSELTSKSIQDFLLSRISHSSIYAARKDHIHLSSMLNKAVLDGFLLKNPCNGIKRLRLPEKQPKFYTREDIEKLLSVMDNQDIIDITNFALNTGMRSQEICSLQWHQYDQAKRIITLDNSLYITKTKKIRSIPLNNTTLELLNRRMGRNKKGFIFSVNGGPTSSDKLSKIFKKYVYESKINNQLNFHSLRHTFASWLIQKGVPIAHISKLLGHADIKTTQIYAHLRPEDLRSAIELL, from the coding sequence ATGTTTCTCACTAAAAAACCTAATGGAACCTGGTATATAGTTTATGCAGATCAAAACGGAAAAAGAACCTCACTTTCTACTAAAACTATTTTTAAATCTGAGGCAGATTATCAGTTAAAAAATTTCAGAAAGAAATATTATGAGGAGTTAATGCAGGACTTCACGCCGATAACTCTCAAATCATTTAGATGGAATTTTCTAAAATATAGTGAATCAGTCCACACTCCCAAGACTACAAAATCATATCGAGTAACATTTAATTTTTTATTAAATCATTTTGGAGATATTCAGTTGAGTGAATTAACAAGCAAATCAATCCAGGATTTTTTACTATCTCGAATTAGTCATTCATCTATTTATGCAGCGCGTAAAGATCATATTCATTTATCAAGCATGCTTAATAAAGCGGTTTTGGATGGGTTCCTGTTAAAAAATCCATGCAACGGAATAAAAAGATTAAGACTACCCGAAAAGCAACCAAAATTCTATACCCGAGAAGATATTGAAAAGTTATTATCGGTTATGGATAATCAAGATATTATTGACATAACCAATTTTGCTCTTAATACTGGAATGAGAAGCCAGGAAATTTGCTCTCTACAATGGCACCAATATGATCAAGCAAAAAGAATAATCACACTTGATAACAGTCTTTATATAACTAAAACAAAAAAAATCAGATCTATTCCACTTAACAATACTACACTTGAATTATTAAACCGCAGAATGGGGCGGAACAAGAAAGGATTTATTTTTTCTGTAAATGGAGGACCGACATCCTCCGATAAATTATCAAAGATATTCAAAAAATATGTTTATGAATCTAAAATAAACAATCAATTAAATTTTCATTCATTGAGGCACACCTTTGCAAGTTGGTTAATACAAAAAGGAGTGCCAATAGCCCATATTAGCAAGCTTTTAGGCCATGCAGATATTAAAACAACTCAAATATATGCACACCTCAGACCGGAAGATTTAAGGAGTGCTATAGAGTTATTATGA
- a CDS encoding DUF6089 family protein translates to MKKLSLILMVVLFSFLSTNSYAQFKEFGIKGGIQANGVLSATEFEDDNGIALASYLFRAFLRFELSNQFNAEIGAGYGKLNGDDFNYTTMKQGTGEYSTSIIPIDARLLFTPFDLESWNPYFYAGIGLMNYNVGTKPGVVSPNPVEADGWSAVIPVGIGTEIKLADEILLDLSVGLNYTMTDNVNFFKIDEFNDGYFNIGAGITFTGESMNSDKDNDGLTKREELELGTDPNNPDTDGDGLKDGEEVKQYNTDPKNVDSDGDGLKDGEEVMTYKTNPAKADTDGDGLNDGEEVTKFKTDPLKADTDGDGLKDGEEVMKYKTNPLKADTDGDGLMDGEEVMKHKTDPLKADTDGGTVNDGVEVKRGTNPLDPSDDVPPAFIEKEQGFDNVWFALNSSRLTKTAKSTLDNVFDVFTKLNEAKLHLSGHACSLGPDEYNMKLSQKRVTAVKEYLVKKGINADIINTESFGETKPAFPNDTEKNRSKNRRVEIKANYKEKN, encoded by the coding sequence ATGAAAAAACTTTCATTGATATTAATGGTGGTCTTATTCTCTTTCTTAAGTACGAATTCATATGCACAATTCAAAGAATTCGGAATTAAAGGCGGGATTCAGGCTAACGGTGTATTATCCGCAACAGAATTTGAGGATGATAACGGTATTGCCCTTGCATCCTATCTTTTCAGAGCATTTTTGCGTTTCGAATTATCGAATCAGTTCAACGCGGAAATCGGTGCCGGTTACGGAAAACTGAATGGTGACGATTTCAATTATACTACAATGAAACAGGGAACCGGCGAATACAGTACATCAATTATTCCGATTGATGCCCGCTTGCTCTTCACTCCATTCGATCTCGAAAGCTGGAACCCCTACTTCTATGCCGGAATTGGTCTTATGAATTATAACGTTGGAACCAAACCTGGTGTTGTTTCTCCGAATCCGGTTGAAGCAGACGGCTGGTCGGCTGTTATACCGGTCGGTATTGGTACTGAAATTAAATTAGCCGACGAGATTCTGCTCGATTTAAGCGTTGGGCTCAATTACACAATGACAGACAATGTAAACTTCTTTAAGATTGACGAATTCAACGACGGGTATTTCAATATCGGTGCAGGCATTACCTTTACCGGCGAGAGCATGAATTCCGATAAAGACAATGACGGACTTACAAAACGAGAAGAGCTTGAATTAGGTACAGATCCTAATAATCCGGATACAGACGGCGATGGCCTGAAAGACGGCGAAGAAGTTAAACAGTACAACACCGATCCGAAAAATGTTGACAGCGACGGCGATGGTCTTAAAGACGGCGAAGAAGTCATGACCTACAAGACAAATCCTGCTAAAGCTGATACAGACGGTGACGGATTGAACGACGGCGAAGAAGTAACCAAATTCAAGACCGATCCATTAAAAGCTGATACAGACGGCGACGGCCTGAAAGACGGCGAAGAAGTTATGAAATACAAAACCAACCCGTTGAAAGCTGATACAGACGGTGACGGACTGATGGACGGCGAAGAAGTTATGAAACACAAAACCGATCCGTTGAAAGCCGATACAGACGGCGGCACAGTTAACGACGGAGTTGAAGTAAAACGCGGAACAAATCCACTCGATCCGAGCGATGACGTTCCACCAGCTTTTATTGAAAAGGAACAGGGCTTCGATAATGTCTGGTTTGCTCTAAACAGTTCAAGATTAACCAAGACAGCTAAATCAACGCTTGATAATGTATTCGATGTATTCACAAAATTAAATGAAGCTAAACTTCATTTATCGGGCCATGCATGTTCTTTAGGACCTGATGAATACAACATGAAACTTTCCCAAAAGAGAGTTACTGCAGTAAAAGAATACTTAGTTAAGAAGGGAATCAATGCTGACATCATCAATACTGAATCATTCGGCGAAACCAAGCCTGCATTCCCGAACGATACAGAGAAAAACAGAAGCAAGAACAGAAGAGTTGAAATAAAAGCCAACTATAAAGAGAAGAATTAA
- a CDS encoding H-type lectin domain-containing protein produces MKKLFYTLSVLLLASIVSYAQVQVQSGTYFYSKDQNKDNYTLHTNQGKRIVEYEVNFPKPFEKKPKVVIMPSLLDAERSSQVRYSIRASGVSRDGFVLLAEVWGDTQLNAIGGFWLAHTEE; encoded by the coding sequence ATGAAAAAATTATTTTACACACTATCTGTTCTTCTTTTAGCCAGCATAGTTTCATACGCTCAAGTCCAGGTACAGAGCGGAACATATTTCTACAGTAAGGATCAGAATAAAGACAATTATACCCTGCATACAAACCAGGGAAAGAGAATTGTTGAATATGAAGTCAACTTTCCTAAACCATTTGAGAAAAAACCTAAAGTTGTAATTATGCCGTCATTACTTGATGCCGAAAGATCTTCGCAGGTAAGATACAGTATCAGAGCTTCAGGTGTTTCCCGCGACGGATTTGTTCTGCTTGCGGAAGTATGGGGAGATACTCAATTAAATGCCATTGGCGGATTCTGGCTGGCTCATACCGAAGAATAA
- the rfbD gene encoding dTDP-4-dehydrorhamnose reductase — MIDGNIIKTRILVIGSNGMLGQRLTKVFANLADVELLTASAEEKSFYEGVEYKTLDITNKQGVKEIILNFFPDFVINAAAFTNVDQSESERELAWKINVNGVENVALYCWTIDAHLIHISTDYIFNGKNGPYTEDAIPSPINYYGRSKLAAENSIRTSGVRFTILRTNVLYGPTSFGRPDYVKWVVDSLKAGQQIRIVSDQINNPTFIDDLSTAINRVIQFSKEGIYNIGGAELLSRLDFTIKIADFFNLDKSLIIPITTDQLKQPAPRPLRSGLVNLKAGAELGYKPLRLEETLFIIRKELGL; from the coding sequence ATGATTGACGGCAACATAATAAAAACAAGAATATTGGTTATCGGCTCTAACGGAATGCTTGGCCAGAGACTAACTAAAGTTTTCGCAAATCTGGCTGATGTGGAATTGCTGACTGCCTCTGCCGAGGAGAAATCCTTCTACGAAGGAGTGGAATATAAAACACTCGATATTACCAATAAGCAGGGTGTCAAAGAGATTATTCTGAATTTTTTCCCGGATTTTGTGATTAATGCCGCAGCCTTCACAAATGTCGATCAATCTGAATCCGAAAGAGAATTGGCATGGAAAATAAATGTAAACGGTGTTGAAAATGTTGCACTATACTGCTGGACAATTGATGCTCACCTGATTCATATTTCGACCGATTATATTTTTAACGGTAAAAACGGGCCATATACGGAGGACGCAATTCCCTCGCCAATTAATTACTACGGAAGATCTAAACTGGCTGCCGAAAATTCGATCAGAACCAGCGGAGTCAGATTTACGATTCTCCGGACTAATGTGCTTTACGGGCCTACGAGTTTCGGGCGCCCCGATTATGTTAAATGGGTTGTCGACTCGTTAAAGGCCGGTCAGCAGATTAGAATTGTATCAGATCAGATTAACAATCCTACTTTTATAGATGATCTTTCCACGGCAATTAACCGTGTAATTCAGTTTAGTAAAGAGGGAATATACAACATAGGGGGTGCAGAACTCCTCTCCAGGCTGGACTTTACTATCAAAATAGCAGATTTTTTTAATCTGGATAAGAGTTTAATTATTCCTATCACTACCGATCAGTTGAAACAACCCGCCCCACGTCCGTTAAGATCCGGACTGGTAAATTTGAAAGCCGGGGCAGAACTTGGTTATAAACCTTTGCGGTTGGAAGAAACACTATTCATAATCAGGAAGGAACTGGGTCTTTAA
- a CDS encoding carbohydrate kinase family protein, which translates to MKILLVGHSIIDNIDFEGIKRILPGGIFYSVLGTLAVKNTSDQVFLLTSMNKENYFLFEKVYSRINRDFLIPADSMPEVFLQISEVGERGERYLNISRPLMIDGIGDWNRFGGILINMITGFDISAGQLKTIRENYSGPIYFDLHTLSRGVDEKLNRDFRPVPDINDWLKNIDILQCNQYELRTIGNSDNTKNIETVLNAGVKYLIVTRGEKGASLYFKDLNEIKIIDKPAKAVKVVNKVGCGDVFGSVFFYNYLCRKDAEFSLEQAIEYSGRAVSVNIFNNIDLFIND; encoded by the coding sequence ATGAAAATTCTACTTGTCGGACATTCGATTATAGATAATATTGATTTTGAAGGAATTAAAAGGATTCTACCTGGCGGGATTTTCTATTCGGTCCTCGGCACTCTTGCTGTTAAAAATACTTCCGATCAGGTCTTCCTTCTTACTTCTATGAATAAAGAAAATTATTTTCTGTTCGAAAAAGTCTATTCCAGAATAAACAGAGACTTTCTGATTCCAGCGGATTCAATGCCTGAAGTGTTTTTGCAAATCTCTGAAGTTGGGGAAAGAGGTGAAAGGTATCTAAATATTTCCCGCCCTCTGATGATCGATGGCATTGGGGACTGGAATCGTTTCGGCGGAATACTGATAAATATGATCACAGGATTTGACATCTCGGCAGGACAGTTAAAAACGATCCGCGAAAATTATTCTGGACCTATCTATTTCGATCTGCACACATTATCCCGTGGTGTTGACGAGAAACTGAACCGGGATTTCAGACCGGTTCCGGATATAAATGATTGGCTTAAGAACATAGACATTCTTCAATGTAACCAGTACGAATTACGAACTATCGGCAACTCTGATAATACAAAAAACATTGAGACGGTTCTGAATGCGGGTGTAAAATATCTAATTGTTACCAGAGGTGAGAAAGGGGCTTCACTTTACTTTAAAGATCTGAATGAAATTAAAATTATTGACAAACCTGCTAAGGCGGTAAAAGTAGTAAATAAAGTTGGTTGCGGAGATGTCTTTGGGTCAGTCTTTTTTTATAATTATCTTTGCCGCAAAGATGCTGAGTTCTCCCTGGAACAGGCGATTGAATATTCTGGGAGGGCTGTATCTGTAAATATTTTTAATAATATCGATTTATTTATTAATGATTGA
- the bshA gene encoding N-acetyl-alpha-D-glucosaminyl L-malate synthase BshA, whose translation MKIGITCYPTYGGSGVVATELGLALASLGHQVHFISYALPHRLTRFVNNIFFHEVETTTYPLFEHSLYDLSLTSKMLEVIEYEDLDLMHVHYAIPHAVSAYLAKQVWKKSGKKIKFITTLHGTDITLMGLEPTFMPLVKFSIEESDGVTAVSRFLKEKTLTNFNLKKEIEVIYNFIDTEKYKPAEDKPFKKHIATQGEKVLIHTSNFRVVKRVTDTIRILSKVREEVPAKLVLVGDGPDRSECERLARELDIHKEVIFLGKQDAIEEILTAGDLFLMPSQSESFGLSALEAMACGLPVISSSVGGLPELVVHNETGYIAEIGDIDRMAKYTIDLLTNDKKYKSFARNSRERAVNSFDMNLILPQYIQYYERILNE comes from the coding sequence ATGAAGATTGGAATTACATGTTACCCTACATACGGAGGAAGCGGAGTTGTAGCAACGGAACTAGGTCTGGCTCTGGCATCTTTAGGCCACCAGGTTCATTTTATAAGTTATGCATTACCACACAGGCTGACAAGGTTTGTCAATAATATTTTTTTTCATGAAGTAGAAACAACGACATATCCCCTGTTTGAACACTCTCTCTACGATCTTTCACTCACCAGTAAGATGCTTGAAGTAATTGAATATGAAGACCTGGACCTTATGCACGTCCACTATGCAATTCCACATGCAGTAAGCGCATACCTGGCAAAGCAGGTCTGGAAAAAGTCGGGCAAAAAAATAAAGTTCATTACAACCCTCCACGGCACAGACATTACATTGATGGGCCTGGAGCCGACTTTTATGCCACTTGTTAAATTCAGCATAGAAGAGAGCGACGGAGTTACAGCTGTCTCACGATTTCTAAAAGAAAAGACATTGACTAACTTCAATCTGAAAAAAGAGATTGAAGTGATTTATAATTTTATTGATACAGAAAAATACAAACCGGCTGAGGATAAACCGTTCAAAAAACATATTGCGACTCAGGGCGAGAAAGTTCTTATACACACTTCTAATTTCAGAGTAGTTAAAAGGGTTACTGATACAATCAGAATACTTTCAAAGGTTAGAGAAGAAGTACCTGCAAAGCTGGTATTAGTAGGCGACGGACCGGACCGTTCCGAATGCGAGAGGCTTGCACGGGAACTCGATATACATAAGGAAGTAATCTTTCTAGGTAAGCAGGATGCAATAGAAGAGATTCTTACTGCAGGCGATCTATTCCTTATGCCGTCTCAATCGGAGAGCTTCGGACTTTCCGCTCTTGAAGCGATGGCTTGCGGTCTGCCGGTTATTTCCTCTTCGGTTGGAGGCCTGCCCGAACTGGTTGTTCACAATGAAACTGGATATATTGCCGAGATCGGGGATATTGATAGAATGGCAAAGTATACTATCGATTTACTTACAAACGATAAAAAATATAAATCCTTTGCCAGAAACTCCCGGGAGAGAGCTGTAAATAGTTTCGATATGAATCTGATCCTTCCCCAGTATATACAATACTACGAACGGATACTGAATGAGTAA
- a CDS encoding UDP-glucose/GDP-mannose dehydrogenase family protein: protein MNLAVIGSGYVGLVSGTCFAEMGNSVICVDNNIDKLKKLKQGVVPIYEPGLDVLFHRNIEKKRLSFSDDLKFATLNSEMIFLCLPTPQGEDGSADLQHVFKVAHDISRILKENGSGDFKIIVNKSTVPVGTSRKVKEIFNSYGLSRFEVVSNPEFLREGFAVDDFMKPDRIVIGAESDFVFERLRELYEPFVRQGNPIYEMDPESSEVTKYASNSYLAMRITFMNELANFCEAVGANVDNVRKAMGSDTRIGKRFLFPGIGYGGSCFPKDVNALIRTASDNKSPMKILTAVDEVNRLQKLVIVKKIQKHFGDNLKGKKFAVWGLAFKPNTDDMREAPSIVIIKELVRLGAEVSVYDPAAVENARFYLKDLPEYSDDQYGILKDADALLILTEWNEFRNPDFHAIGNHLKSKIIFDGRNVFEPEKMNELGFQYYSIGRKEI, encoded by the coding sequence ATGAACCTGGCGGTAATTGGCAGCGGGTATGTTGGTCTTGTAAGCGGTACTTGTTTTGCAGAGATGGGTAATTCGGTAATCTGTGTAGATAATAATATTGATAAGCTGAAAAAACTTAAACAGGGTGTTGTTCCAATATATGAGCCGGGACTCGATGTTTTATTTCACAGGAATATTGAGAAAAAAAGACTTTCATTTTCTGATGATTTAAAATTTGCTACGCTCAATTCAGAAATGATCTTTCTCTGTTTGCCCACACCGCAGGGCGAGGACGGCTCGGCCGATCTTCAGCATGTTTTTAAGGTGGCTCACGATATTAGCAGAATTCTGAAAGAGAACGGCAGCGGGGATTTCAAAATTATCGTAAATAAAAGTACAGTTCCGGTCGGTACCAGCCGGAAGGTCAAAGAGATTTTTAACAGTTACGGCTTGAGCAGGTTTGAAGTTGTTTCCAATCCTGAATTCCTTCGGGAAGGATTTGCTGTAGATGATTTTATGAAACCCGACCGGATAGTTATTGGCGCTGAATCGGATTTCGTATTCGAAAGACTGAGAGAACTCTATGAGCCATTTGTCCGCCAGGGAAATCCGATATATGAAATGGATCCGGAGAGTTCCGAAGTAACCAAGTATGCTTCTAACTCATACCTTGCAATGCGTATCACTTTTATGAACGAGCTGGCAAATTTCTGCGAAGCAGTTGGCGCGAATGTGGACAATGTAAGAAAAGCGATGGGCTCCGATACAAGAATCGGAAAAAGATTTCTGTTCCCCGGTATCGGCTACGGCGGCTCCTGCTTCCCGAAAGACGTTAATGCCCTTATCAGGACTGCCTCGGATAATAAATCGCCTATGAAAATACTTACAGCTGTGGATGAAGTTAACAGATTACAGAAACTCGTTATTGTTAAGAAAATTCAGAAGCACTTCGGTGATAATCTGAAAGGAAAAAAGTTTGCGGTATGGGGACTTGCATTTAAACCGAACACAGACGATATGCGGGAAGCACCTTCAATTGTAATTATAAAAGAATTGGTAAGACTGGGGGCAGAAGTATCGGTATATGATCCCGCTGCTGTTGAAAATGCCCGCTTTTATTTAAAAGATCTGCCTGAATATTCCGATGATCAGTATGGCATTCTGAAGGACGCCGATGCTCTGCTGATTTTAACCGAATGGAATGAATTCAGAAATCCGGATTTTCATGCAATCGGTAATCATCTTAAATCGAAAATTATCTTCGACGGAAGAAATGTATTCGAACCGGAAAAAATGAATGAGCTCGGATTCCAATATTACAGTATCGGCAGGAAAGAGATCTAA
- the rfbC gene encoding dTDP-4-dehydrorhamnose 3,5-epimerase, protein MTIENTQIKGLLLIRPDVFADSRGYFFESFNQKKYSDAGINSPFVQDNISRSVKGTIRGLHYQVPPFEQGKLCSVIYGKVLDVALDIRFGSPTFGKHFALELSEENKTQLWIPPGFAHGFSVLSDIAIFSYKCSALYNKDAERSIIYNDPDLNIKWLAEFPVVSSKDLMAKSFKEIEKDFSY, encoded by the coding sequence TTGACTATTGAAAACACTCAGATTAAAGGACTTCTTTTAATCCGTCCCGATGTCTTTGCTGATTCAAGGGGATATTTCTTCGAGTCCTTCAATCAAAAAAAATATAGCGATGCAGGAATAAATTCACCCTTTGTACAGGATAATATTTCCAGATCTGTTAAAGGTACAATAAGGGGATTGCATTACCAGGTCCCGCCGTTTGAACAGGGGAAACTCTGTTCAGTGATTTACGGTAAAGTTCTCGATGTTGCCCTCGATATACGGTTTGGCTCTCCTACCTTCGGGAAACATTTCGCATTGGAACTTAGTGAAGAAAATAAAACGCAGCTCTGGATTCCTCCCGGATTTGCTCACGGATTTTCCGTCCTCTCCGATATTGCGATTTTCAGCTACAAATGTTCGGCTCTCTATAACAAAGATGCCGAGCGGTCAATTATTTATAATGATCCCGATCTGAATATTAAGTGGCTTGCAGAATTTCCTGTTGTTTCTTCTAAAGATCTAATGGCAAAAAGTTTTAAGGAAATTGAAAAAGATTTTTCTTATTAA